The proteins below come from a single Oryzomicrobium terrae genomic window:
- a CDS encoding DUF748 domain-containing protein — protein sequence MSQPSVPSPDASSSSSWNAFRERAARLARRPGVRRGATILGIAWLVWLAVGFASGPFLKDTVARLLSEKLLRPVTISRLALNPFTLRLDIEGFRVDSLPDQGDKPILAFDKLMVDLSSSTFVRFKPVIADLDLERPQVNLVRFDAERTNISDIIEALRSPPDQEESPPPKFELLDLHLRGGSITLDDRVAGTTTTLTALDLSLPRLANLGQGEDRALPVLKGELDGAPFELKAEAVPFASVPEATVRLAFNGLDPLPLLHYAALPLVVEKARLDLDVNARLRLAKDEPIGLALSGEVVLRDFDLRQKGGAPLVAGERLGIVLDKVEPLAGAARVAGIRLEKTQLHVSRDSQGRINLLSLAPPPAKPGASTKPAPAAPKSNGAAKPPADEFKWSVAKVELADITVVVDDNFQGPARRLTVKDLQISLRDVTAGFAKPVLFDLSAAIQAGDWAQVNTLSLSGGKADLAGHAISLEKAALDGAKVALVREKDGRLVMPLPFVAEADAPPAAEGGAGKKAVGTTTSAPADAGAAGSVAPAWRAQVAQVEVSGVAVDVEDRSAPQTARIKLADLSASLAGVDTAPGKAMSVKFGTTVSPVAVATADSGKTAKRSRADAKASAKPSTPPLAKLAKGSKGSSKAKAGDKATNKATVPGRLEADGQITLAPLDVALNVRTRQISLQPVQAYLADKVGFRLARGQLTGALKVALAEPRSKGAGQPGALAGRISGDMTVGDLSAQEAQSSDEFLSWKSLFFGGIDVKVPVTDVAVREVALSDFAARVEVSPKGDLNLKQLMKPAVAPADTPVSADKNAHSGNAGKETAKPAAKPAEAAPVGSDGPRIKVGKVTLQGGRVFVNDQFVKPNYSARLVDLGGRIGSLSSDPAVRSDFDIRGRLGIGTPIIISGKVNPLAKDPFLDLKMEAKGIEMTTFSPYSGKYLGYTIEKGKLLVDVSYLVENRQLKAENHVFLDQFTLGEPVDSPDAVKLPVRLAISLLTNNRGEIDLRLPVSGSLDDPQFSVGGVVWQVLKNLITKAVTAPFTLLAKAFGGGEDLEQLAFAPGRSSLDDSLRGKLDTLVKVLNDRQSLNVEITGIALPALEADDYRRAQLDRKVKARKRSQADPDAEDVTVSPAEYPALLEKVYKDASFPKPRNLIGLTKSLPVEEMERLLLANTPAGEPELRRLAERRGKMVQDYLIEKGIAAERLFLVNPRLDTAEAGSKEGPRVALSLR from the coding sequence ATGTCCCAGCCTTCGGTTCCGTCCCCCGACGCTTCTTCTTCCTCGTCCTGGAATGCCTTCCGGGAACGTGCGGCAAGGCTGGCACGGCGTCCTGGTGTGCGCCGCGGCGCCACGATCCTCGGCATTGCCTGGTTGGTGTGGCTGGCCGTCGGTTTCGCCTCGGGGCCCTTCCTCAAGGATACGGTGGCGCGGCTGCTGTCGGAAAAGCTGCTGCGGCCGGTGACCATTTCCCGCCTGGCGCTCAACCCGTTCACCCTGCGCCTCGACATCGAGGGCTTCCGCGTCGATTCCCTGCCGGACCAGGGCGACAAGCCCATCCTCGCCTTCGACAAGCTGATGGTGGATCTGTCTTCCTCCACCTTTGTTCGCTTCAAGCCGGTGATTGCCGACCTCGACCTGGAGCGGCCCCAGGTCAACCTGGTGCGCTTCGATGCCGAGCGCACCAACATCTCCGACATCATCGAGGCACTGCGCTCGCCTCCCGATCAGGAAGAGTCGCCGCCGCCCAAGTTCGAATTGCTCGATCTGCACCTGCGCGGCGGCAGCATCACCCTGGACGACCGGGTCGCCGGCACCACCACCACCCTGACCGCCCTGGACCTGAGCTTGCCGCGCCTGGCCAACCTGGGGCAGGGCGAAGATCGGGCCCTGCCGGTGCTCAAGGGGGAGTTGGACGGTGCGCCCTTCGAGCTCAAGGCCGAGGCGGTGCCCTTTGCCAGTGTGCCGGAAGCCACGGTGCGACTGGCCTTCAACGGCCTTGATCCGCTGCCCCTGCTGCACTACGCGGCTTTGCCGCTGGTGGTGGAGAAGGCGCGCCTCGATCTCGACGTCAATGCCCGCCTGCGTCTGGCCAAGGACGAGCCGATCGGCTTGGCACTGAGCGGCGAAGTGGTGTTGCGCGATTTCGACCTACGGCAAAAAGGGGGCGCCCCCTTGGTGGCCGGCGAGCGCCTTGGCATTGTCCTCGACAAGGTCGAACCCCTGGCCGGGGCGGCCCGGGTAGCCGGTATCCGGCTGGAAAAGACTCAACTGCACGTCAGCCGCGATAGTCAGGGCCGGATCAACCTGCTCAGCCTGGCCCCCCCCCCGGCCAAACCGGGTGCCTCGACCAAGCCAGCACCCGCCGCGCCCAAATCGAATGGTGCCGCCAAGCCCCCCGCGGACGAATTCAAATGGTCGGTGGCCAAGGTCGAACTGGCCGACATCACCGTGGTGGTGGACGATAACTTCCAGGGACCGGCCCGCCGGCTCACGGTGAAGGATCTCCAGATCAGCCTGCGCGATGTGACCGCCGGCTTTGCCAAACCGGTGCTGTTCGACCTGTCGGCAGCCATCCAGGCTGGCGACTGGGCCCAGGTGAACACCCTGTCCCTGAGCGGCGGCAAGGCCGACTTGGCTGGCCATGCCATCTCTCTGGAAAAAGCCGCCCTGGATGGGGCCAAGGTTGCCCTGGTGCGGGAAAAGGATGGCCGGCTGGTGATGCCCTTGCCCTTCGTGGCCGAGGCAGATGCCCCGCCTGCCGCGGAGGGGGGCGCCGGCAAGAAAGCCGTGGGGACCACCACGTCGGCCCCGGCTGATGCCGGAGCGGCCGGTTCGGTGGCCCCGGCGTGGCGCGCCCAGGTCGCCCAGGTGGAGGTGAGCGGCGTGGCGGTGGACGTGGAGGATCGCAGTGCGCCCCAGACCGCCCGGATCAAACTGGCGGACCTGAGTGCCAGCCTGGCCGGTGTCGATACCGCCCCGGGCAAGGCGATGAGCGTCAAGTTCGGTACCACCGTGAGCCCGGTTGCCGTGGCTACGGCCGATTCGGGCAAGACGGCCAAGCGCTCTCGTGCGGATGCGAAGGCCTCGGCCAAGCCCAGCACACCGCCCCTGGCCAAGCTTGCCAAGGGGAGCAAGGGCAGCAGCAAGGCCAAGGCTGGCGATAAGGCGACCAACAAGGCCACCGTGCCTGGCCGCCTGGAGGCCGATGGCCAGATCACTCTGGCGCCCCTGGACGTGGCGCTCAACGTGCGTACCCGCCAGATCAGCCTGCAACCGGTTCAGGCCTACCTGGCCGACAAGGTCGGCTTCCGTCTGGCCCGCGGCCAACTCACCGGAGCGCTCAAGGTGGCCCTGGCCGAACCGCGCAGCAAGGGCGCCGGCCAGCCCGGTGCCCTGGCCGGCCGGATCAGCGGCGACATGACGGTGGGCGACCTGTCGGCCCAGGAAGCCCAGAGCAGCGACGAGTTCCTCAGCTGGAAGTCCCTGTTCTTCGGCGGCATCGACGTCAAGGTACCGGTGACCGACGTGGCCGTGCGCGAGGTGGCCCTGTCCGATTTCGCCGCCCGGGTCGAGGTCTCGCCCAAGGGGGATCTCAATCTCAAGCAGCTGATGAAGCCGGCGGTGGCGCCGGCCGATACGCCGGTGTCCGCCGACAAGAACGCCCACTCCGGCAACGCCGGCAAAGAGACGGCAAAGCCCGCCGCCAAACCCGCCGAAGCGGCCCCGGTGGGCAGCGACGGACCGCGCATCAAGGTCGGCAAGGTCACCCTGCAAGGTGGCCGGGTGTTCGTCAACGACCAGTTCGTCAAACCCAATTATTCGGCCCGCCTGGTGGATCTGGGGGGGCGCATCGGCAGTCTGTCCTCGGACCCGGCGGTACGCTCCGACTTCGACATCCGCGGCCGCCTGGGTATTGGCACCCCGATCATCATTTCCGGCAAGGTCAATCCCCTGGCCAAGGACCCGTTCTTGGACCTGAAGATGGAAGCCAAGGGTATCGAGATGACCACTTTCTCGCCCTACTCGGGCAAGTACCTGGGCTACACCATCGAGAAGGGCAAGCTGCTGGTGGACGTGTCCTATCTGGTGGAAAACCGCCAGCTCAAGGCCGAGAACCACGTCTTCCTTGACCAGTTCACCCTGGGTGAGCCGGTGGATAGCCCGGATGCGGTCAAGCTGCCGGTGCGCCTGGCCATCTCGCTCCTGACCAACAACCGGGGCGAGATCGACCTGCGCCTGCCGGTGTCCGGCTCCCTGGACGACCCCCAGTTCTCGGTGGGCGGGGTGGTCTGGCAGGTGCTCAAGAACCTCATCACCAAGGCGGTGACCGCGCCCTTTACCCTGCTCGCCAAGGCTTTTGGCGGCGGCGAGGATCTGGAGCAGCTGGCCTTCGCGCCCGGACGCTCCAGCCTGGACGACAGCCTGCGCGGTAAGCTCGACACCCTGGTCAAGGTGCTCAATGACCGCCAGAGCCTCAACGTCGAAATCACCGGCATCGCTCTGCCGGCGCTGGAAGCCGACGATTACCGCCGCGCCCAGCTCGACCGCAAGGTCAAGGCGCGCAAGCGCAGCCAGGCCGATCCCGATGCCGAGGATGTGACGGTGTCGCCGGCCGAATATCCGGCCCTGCTGGAAAAGGTCTACAAGGACGCCAGCTTCCCCAAGCCACGCAACCTGATCGGCCTGACCAAGAGCCTGCCGGTGGAAGAGATGGAGCGGCTGCTGCTCGCCAACACCCCGGCCGGCGAACCCGAACTGCGCCGGCTGGCCGAGCGGCGGGGCAAGATGGTGCAGGACTACCTGATCGAAAAGGGGATCGCTGCGGAGCGCCTGTTCCTGGTCAATCCTCGCCTCGACACGGCCGAGGCCGGCAGCAAGGAAGGCCCGCGCGTCGCGCTGTCCCTGCGCTGA